One part of the Bacillus sp. FJAT-27916 genome encodes these proteins:
- the plsX gene encoding phosphate acyltransferase PlsX produces MIIALDAMGGDHGPKESVKGAEKAIQAFPDLEILLIGNEAEIKKYQTVTERITIIHTEEVITGDDEPVRAVRRKKNASMVLAAQAVKDKKADACISAGNTGALMAAGLFVVGRIDGIDRPALSPTLPTVDGKGFVLLDVGANADAKPEHLYQYGLMGSVYAEKVRNIEKPRVGLLNIGTEDKKGNELTKAAFALLKEADFNFIGNVEARELLNGAADVVVTDGFTGNMVLKTTEGTAGALFKMMKEAMTADLKSKLAAAVLKPALKELKNQMDYSEYGGAGLFGLKAPVIKAHGSSDANAFYNAIRQARIMVEHRVTETIHETINQA; encoded by the coding sequence AAGGCTATACAAGCGTTCCCGGATTTAGAAATTTTGCTGATCGGCAATGAAGCTGAAATCAAGAAATATCAAACCGTCACAGAACGGATAACGATTATACATACTGAAGAGGTCATAACCGGAGATGATGAGCCGGTAAGAGCCGTAAGAAGAAAGAAGAATGCCTCAATGGTTCTTGCAGCGCAAGCCGTAAAAGACAAAAAGGCAGATGCCTGTATTTCTGCGGGCAACACAGGAGCCCTGATGGCAGCTGGATTATTTGTTGTTGGGCGCATTGATGGAATCGATCGTCCGGCCTTGAGCCCGACATTGCCGACTGTTGACGGGAAAGGCTTTGTCCTTCTTGATGTCGGAGCTAATGCGGATGCTAAGCCGGAGCACCTCTATCAATACGGATTAATGGGTTCAGTCTATGCAGAAAAAGTACGCAATATTGAAAAGCCGCGAGTAGGATTATTAAATATCGGTACAGAAGACAAGAAGGGCAATGAATTAACGAAGGCAGCGTTTGCTTTGTTGAAAGAGGCTGATTTCAATTTCATCGGGAATGTAGAGGCGCGTGAATTATTAAATGGTGCAGCTGATGTTGTCGTAACGGATGGATTCACCGGAAATATGGTGTTGAAAACAACCGAGGGAACAGCAGGGGCACTCTTCAAGATGATGAAGGAAGCTATGACAGCAGATTTAAAGAGTAAGCTTGCTGCAGCTGTCCTCAAACCTGCATTGAAGGAACTGAAGAATCAAATGGACTACTCCGAATATGGCGGAGCAGGGTTGTTCGGCCTGAAGGCGCCTGTTATCAAAGCACACGGATCATCAGATGCCAATGCCTTCTATAATGCTATCCGTCAAGCGAGAATTATGGTGGAGCACCGCGTGACTGAAACGATTCACGAGACTATTAACCAAGCATAA
- the fabD gene encoding ACP S-malonyltransferase — translation MTKLAFVFPGQGSQVIGMGQDVYEQVRSAKALFDKADECLEPGFTNLIFNGEKETLTLTQNAQPALLTTSMALYQTFLERGGMKPDYAAGHSLGEYTAYTAMGAMSFEDAVKLVRRRGLYMEEAVPKGEGAMSAILGADENMLADVVGSVTEGGHPVQLANINSPGQIVISGTAEGVRLASELAKERGAKRSMPLVVSGPFHSSLMKPAARMLEEALSGIQMTEPDSPVVANYTAKPAVAEEIKASLVHQLYSPVKWQQSVEYMIGEGVDTFVEFGPGTVLSGLIKKINRKARTYSIKDLETCDHVIAQLKGGKANE, via the coding sequence ATGACAAAACTTGCTTTTGTTTTTCCGGGCCAGGGTTCACAGGTTATTGGTATGGGACAGGATGTGTATGAACAGGTACGTTCAGCAAAGGCCTTATTTGATAAGGCGGATGAATGCTTAGAACCGGGGTTCACAAACCTGATCTTTAATGGGGAGAAGGAGACACTGACTTTGACGCAAAATGCCCAGCCTGCTTTATTAACAACGAGCATGGCGCTTTATCAGACCTTTCTGGAAAGAGGGGGCATGAAACCTGATTATGCTGCAGGACACAGCCTTGGTGAATATACGGCTTATACGGCAATGGGAGCCATGTCGTTTGAGGATGCGGTTAAACTCGTCCGCCGCCGAGGTTTGTATATGGAAGAAGCCGTTCCGAAGGGGGAGGGTGCAATGAGCGCCATCCTCGGAGCGGACGAGAATATGCTTGCAGATGTCGTCGGCTCCGTTACTGAAGGCGGACATCCAGTTCAGCTCGCCAATATAAACAGCCCGGGACAAATTGTCATATCCGGTACTGCTGAAGGAGTAAGGCTTGCCTCAGAGCTCGCCAAGGAAAGAGGAGCCAAACGGTCCATGCCGCTTGTTGTCAGCGGACCGTTTCACTCTTCGCTCATGAAGCCGGCGGCAAGAATGCTGGAAGAAGCTCTTTCAGGCATTCAAATGACAGAGCCTGACTCACCGGTTGTGGCTAATTATACAGCGAAGCCTGCTGTCGCAGAGGAAATAAAAGCAAGTCTAGTTCATCAGCTCTATTCGCCGGTCAAATGGCAGCAATCCGTTGAATACATGATTGGAGAAGGTGTAGATACCTTTGTGGAATTTGGACCTGGTACCGTCTTATCCGGCTTGATCAAGAAGATTAACCGGAAGGCTCGTACATACTCCATTAAGGATTTAGAGACGTGTGATCACGTGATTGCACAATTGAAGGGGGGAAAGGCGAATGAGTAA
- the fabG gene encoding 3-oxoacyl-[acyl-carrier-protein] reductase: MSNLSGKAALVTGASRGIGKAIALELARQGADVAVNYAGSADRAAEVVKEIESLGGKAIAIQGDVADSKRVTEMVQETIQTFGRLDILVNNAGITRDTLLMRMKEEDWDAVINTNLKGVFLSTKAVTRQMMKQRSGRIINIASVVGLAGNAGQANYVAAKAGVIGLTKTTARELAPRGITVNAVAPGFIETDMTGALPEGVAGDMLGQIPLGRFGAPEDVAKLVGFLASDDASYMTGQTLNVDGGMVMQ; the protein is encoded by the coding sequence ATGAGTAATTTATCCGGAAAAGCCGCGCTTGTCACAGGTGCATCTAGAGGGATCGGAAAAGCTATTGCACTTGAACTCGCACGTCAAGGGGCTGATGTGGCCGTTAATTATGCGGGGAGTGCCGACCGAGCGGCAGAGGTTGTGAAGGAAATCGAGAGCCTTGGAGGGAAGGCCATAGCCATTCAAGGGGATGTGGCTGATTCGAAAAGAGTTACTGAGATGGTTCAAGAAACCATCCAGACGTTCGGCCGTCTTGACATATTGGTCAATAATGCTGGAATCACAAGGGACACGCTGCTCATGCGCATGAAGGAAGAAGATTGGGATGCTGTAATTAATACGAACCTAAAAGGAGTTTTCTTGAGTACGAAAGCTGTCACAAGGCAGATGATGAAACAGAGGAGCGGCAGGATTATCAATATCGCATCAGTCGTTGGACTTGCAGGAAATGCCGGACAGGCAAACTATGTTGCTGCCAAAGCTGGCGTGATTGGTCTGACCAAAACAACGGCTCGTGAACTCGCTCCAAGAGGGATTACCGTCAATGCCGTAGCACCTGGGTTCATAGAAACGGATATGACAGGAGCACTTCCAGAAGGTGTTGCAGGAGACATGCTCGGGCAAATCCCGCTTGGAAGGTTCGGGGCACCGGAGGATGTGGCCAAGCTTGTTGGTTTCCTAGCTTCAGATGATGCTTCCTATATGACAGGGCAGACGCTGAATGTTGATGGCGGGATGGTCATGCAGTAA